The window CACCGGCGTAGCCGATGCGCCAGCCGGTCATGCAATAGGCCTTGGAGACGCCGTTCACCGTCAGCGTGCGATCGTACAATTTGGGTTCGATCTGCGCCGGGGTGGTGAACACGAATGCGTCATAGACCAGATGCTCGTACATATCGTCGGTCATCACCCAGACATGCGGGTGCTTGACCAGCACGTCGGTGAGCGCCTTCAACTCGGCACGCGAATAGGCGGCGCCGGTCGGGTTCGACGGCGAGCACAGGATGATCCACTTGGTCTTCGGCGTGATCGCCGCTTCCAGCGCGGACGGCTGCAGCTTGAATCCGAACTCGGCCGTGCAGACCACGGGCACGGAAATGCCCCCGGCCAGCGCGACCATTTCCGGATAGCTCACCCAATAGGGCGCCGGGATGATGACCTCATCGCCAGGATTGATGGTGGCCATCAGCGCGTTGTACAGCACCTGCTTGCCGCCGGTGCCGACGATGATCTGGTTCGGCTTGTAGGTCAGGCCGTTCTCGCGCTGAAACTTGCCGATGATGGCTTCCTTCAGCTCAGGGATGCCGTCCACCGCGGTATACTTGGTCTTGCCGGCCTCGATCGCATGGATCGCCGCCAGCTTGATGTTGGCCGGGGTGTCGAAGTCGGGCTCGCCGGAGCCAAGGCCGATGACGTTGCGGCCGGCTGCTTTCAGCGCACGTGCTTTATCCGTCACCGCGATGGTCGCGGACGGCTTCACACGGTCGAGCGCAGCGGACAAAAACGACATCATCATCTCCTTGCAACGTCGCAAGCCCGCGGCCCGCGACTCCTGAATGTGGGTGATCCTGCTGGGATCGGCGCACCCTAAAGCGCGTGACGCTGCATCGCAAGAAGGATGGGCCAAAACAAGTGCGTGATGCTTCGCTTTTTAGCGAATCTCAACGCAGAAACACCGATATCGATGCAAGATTCGGTGAAATACGCGGCCAAGACAGCTCATTTCCGACGCCCTCGCCGATCTCGGCAAATGGGCCGTGCTCGCGTCCCTGCGAGCGCAGTATCCGTTAACGAGCATGATTTTCCGCGCGCACGAGTAGCGACGAGCGTTTTCGACTTTTTCCAGTTTCGAGGGCTTGCGACGCATCGCCATCGGCATCATTGTTTAGCCGCGTTACGGGCCGAGGAGCCCGCACGCGAACGACTGCAGGCGTTCACTAAAATCAGCCTTCACTAAAAAATGAATCGGCCGACCGCGAATGTACAAGCTCTACTCGATGCAGCGCTCCGGCAACAGCTACAAGGTCCGCCTTGCGCTGGCATTTCTTGAGGCGCCGTATCGCGCCATCGAGATCGATATTCTGCGCGGAGAGAGCCGCACACCGGAATTCCTCGCCAAGAATCCGAGCGGTCAGGTGCCGCTGCTCGAGGTCGCGGAAGGCCGTTACCTCGCCGAATCCAACGCCATCCTCTGGTATGTCGCGATCGGCACTTCGCTGGCGCCGGAATCGCGGATGGACCGCGCCGAGGCGCTGCAATGGATGTTCTTCGAGCAGCACGCGCTGGAGCCGAACATCGGCGCGGCGTATTTCTGGCTGTCGCTGGTTCGCGGCGGTCGCGATCTGCAGACCCACGCGCTGGAAGACTGGATGGAGCGCGGCTATGCGGCGCTGCAGGTGATGGAAAACCACCTCAAGACCCATGACTTCTTCGCCGCCGGCCAGCTCACCATCGCCGACATCGCGCTGTACGGATATACGCACGTCGCCCATCAGTGCGATTTCGACCTCGCCAGCTTCCCGGCGGTGCGTGGCTGGCTGCGCCGGGTCGAGCAAGCACCCGGCTTCGTCGCCATGGACTGGCATCCGACCTCGAACGAATTCGATACTTTGGACGCAGCTGCCGGCGCATAAGCCAGCAAATAGCGGGCATAAGCGGTATTTGCGCCCTCATTCCGCCATGGTTGGTGTCAATTCCGCCCAAATCTTGCCTGCTGGCCCTGCGAAATTCGCGAAGCGCGGGTGATTCGCCCGCGATTTGAAGGATTTACGGCCATGATACGGTCGCTTCGCGTGGGCGCAGGATTTCAGGCGCGTCCCGCCCCCGTTGCTTCAACCCGGCTGACCAACGCCGTCGCCGCCTCGCTCGCGGTCGGTTGCCTCTCGCTGTGCGTGATCGTGACGCTGACGCTGCTGACGATCCGGGTGTCGATGGCGATGCCACTCTGACCGGCAACCACCTTTCTCACGACGACTTTCCGCGATGACAGGCATCGCACGCTCAACCTTCGCCTCCGTGACGGAGCCATTCTGATGAAGTCGCCGGTGATTTGGGTCACCGCGTCGCTGACAGCGGCGATCGTCGTGACCGCGACATTCCTGATTGCCACGTCAACGCGCGGCGACAACAGCTCGTTTGCGTCATCGGCCGGCCAGCTCGAGGTGCAGACCGTCGCCAGCGGCC is drawn from Nitrobacteraceae bacterium AZCC 2146 and contains these coding sequences:
- a CDS encoding aspartate aminotransferase (product_source=KO:K00812; cath_funfam=3.40.640.10; cog=COG0436; ko=KO:K00812; pfam=PF00155; superfamily=53383), producing the protein MSFLSAALDRVKPSATIAVTDKARALKAAGRNVIGLGSGEPDFDTPANIKLAAIHAIEAGKTKYTAVDGIPELKEAIIGKFQRENGLTYKPNQIIVGTGGKQVLYNALMATINPGDEVIIPAPYWVSYPEMVALAGGISVPVVCTAEFGFKLQPSALEAAITPKTKWIILCSPSNPTGAAYSRAELKALTDVLVKHPHVWVMTDDMYEHLVYDAFVFTTPAQIEPKLYDRTLTVNGVSKAYCMTGWRIGYAGGPAELIKAMATIQSQSTSNPSSIAQWAAVEALNGPQDFIPANNAVFKERRDLVVSMLNQASGLDCPRPEGAFYVYPSCAGTIGKTAPSGKVIANDEDFVTELLETEGVAVVQGSAFGLGPAFRISYATKTSDLEDACSRIQRFCGNLR
- a CDS encoding glutathione S-transferase (product_source=KO:K00799; cath_funfam=1.20.1050.10,3.40.30.10; cog=COG0625; ko=KO:K00799; pfam=PF00043,PF02798; superfamily=47616,52833); protein product: MYKLYSMQRSGNSYKVRLALAFLEAPYRAIEIDILRGESRTPEFLAKNPSGQVPLLEVAEGRYLAESNAILWYVAIGTSLAPESRMDRAEALQWMFFEQHALEPNIGAAYFWLSLVRGGRDLQTHALEDWMERGYAALQVMENHLKTHDFFAAGQLTIADIALYGYTHVAHQCDFDLASFPAVRGWLRRVEQAPGFVAMDWHPTSNEFDTLDAAAGA
- a CDS encoding hypothetical protein (product_source=Hypo-rule applied; transmembrane_helix_parts=Inside_1_26,TMhelix_27_49,Outside_50_57), coding for MIRSLRVGAGFQARPAPVASTRLTNAVAASLAVGCLSLCVIVTLTLLTIRVSMAMPL